The Puntigrus tetrazona isolate hp1 chromosome 4, ASM1883169v1, whole genome shotgun sequence genome includes a window with the following:
- the LOC122342860 gene encoding liprin-alpha-2-like isoform X3 — MEAKLQDMNCSLRKAEERHGSIEERMRHLEGQLEEKNQELLRARQREKMNEEHNKRLSDTVDRLLTESNERLQLHLKERMAALEEKNVLIQDSDNYRKQLEDSIQEKSHLSEEIEKMRSELDQYRLRAGSLTEPTLSRSHLDASGDLRFSLGSLAETQSDHYRSTKVIRRPRRGRMGLRRDEQKAKSLGEHEWRSQQLGVLGGHPFESDTEMSDIDDDDRETLFSSMDLLSPGGHSDAQTLAMMLQEQLDAINKEIRLIQEEKESTELRAEEIENRVASVSLEGLNLARMHHPGASITASATASSLASSSPPSGHSTPKLTPRSPARDMERMGVMTLPSDLRKHRRKIAAVDEDGREDKATIKCETSPPPTPRQVRMTHTLPASSHNDARLTAALETEASALSSVASSQDSLHKQPKKKGIKSSIGRLFGKKEKARLGQLGKEIMGPGQVGNVSDPELLGQDIAVGKLGTQAEKDRRLKKKHELLEEARRKGLPFAQWDGPTVVAWLELWLGMPAWYVAACRANVKSGAIMSALSDTEIQREIGISNPLHRLKLRLAIQEMVSLTSPSAPPTSRTPSGNVWVTHEEMETLAAPSKTKSESEEGSWSQTLAYGDMNHEWIGNEWLPSLGLPQYRSYFMECLVDARMLDHLTKKDLRVHLKMVDSFHRTSLQYGIMCLKKLNYDRKELERRRESSQHEIRDVLVWTNERVIRWVQSIGLRDYANILLESGVHGALIALDDNFDYSSLALLLQIPNQNTQARQILEREYNNLLALGTERRLDECDEKDFRGPSWRRQFPRRDIHGISMMPGSAETLPAGFRLTATSAHSRRLPPEVLYEAMDDSPDDMYLDWFQVGPSAVQRLDSSTVRTYSC, encoded by the exons ATGGAAGCTAAACTCCAGGACATGAACTGCAGTCTGAGGAAG GCGGAGGAGAGACATGGCAGTATAGAGGAACGTATGAGACATTTAGAGGGACAGCTGGAGGAGAAGAACCAGGAACTGCTCAGG GCTcgacagagagagaagatgaaTGAGGAACACAACAAGCGTCTGTCGGACACCGTGGACAGACTCCTGACGGAGTCGAATGAACGTTTACAGCTTCACCTGAAAGAGAGAATGGCCGCTCTTGAGGAGAAG AACGTGTTAATACAAGACTCTGATAACTACAGGAAGCAGCTAGAAGACTCCATACAAGAAAAG TCTCATCTCTCGGAGGAGATCGAGAAAATGAGATCTGAACTGGATCAGTACCGATTGAGGGCCGGATCCCTTACTGAGCCCACGCTGTCACG GTCTCATCTGGATGCATCAGGAGATCTGCGTTTCTCTCTGGGTTCTCTTGCCGAGACTCAATCGGACCATTATCGCTCCACCAAGGTGATCCGCAGGCCAAGGAGAGGACGCATGGGGCTACGTAGGGACGAACAGAAG GCTAAGTCTCTGGGAGAGCATGAATGGCGCTCTCAGCAACTTGGCGTTCTGGGCGGCCACCCGTTCGAGAGCGACACTGAGATGTCAGATATAGATGACGACGACAGAGAGACCCTTTTCAGTTCGATGGATCTACTGTCTCCTGGAGGACATTCCGATGCTCAGACTTTGGCAATGATGCTGCAAGAACAACTGGATGCCATCAATAAAGAGATCCG GCTGATCCAGGAAGAGAAAGAGTCGACAGAACTGAGGGCAGAGGAAATCGAGAACCGCGTGGCCAGCGTGAGCCTGGAGGGGCTGAACCTGGCGCGGATGCACCATCCTGGAGCCTCCATCACTGCCTCGGCCACCGCATCCTCCCTCGCCTCCTCCTCCCCTCCTAGCGGACACTCCACCCCCAAACTCACCCCGCGCAGCCCTGCCCGAGACATGGAGCGCATGGGGGTCATGACACTG CCCAGTGACTTGCGGAAACACAGGAGAAAG ATCGCAGCGGTGGACGAGGACGGTCGAGAGGACAAGGCCACCATCAAATGCGAGACCTCGCCACCTCCCACACCTCGCCAAGTCCGCATGACCCACACGCTGCCTGCTTCTTCGCACAATGACGCACG CCTGACAGCTGCATTAGAGACGGAGGCCAGTGCTCTGAGCAGCGTAGCCAGCAGTCAAGACTCCCTCCATAAACAGCCAAAGAAGAAGGGCATCAAGTCCTCCATCGGACGCCTGTTTGGGAAGAAAGAGAAGGCCAGACTGGGGCAGCTGGGGAAAGAGATTATGGGACCAGGACAAG TAGGGAATGTATCCGATCCTGAGCTTCTAGGTCAGGATATTGCTGTGGGAAAGCTGGGAACGCAGGCAGAGAAAGATCGCaggcttaaaaaaaa acaCGAGTTGTTGGAAGAAGCCAGAAGAAAAGGGTTACCTTTTGCTCAGTGGGACGGTCCTACAGTTGTTGCGTGGTTAGAG cTTTGGCTAGGGATGCCAGCGTGGTATGTCGCAGCTTGTCGTGCCAACGTAAAAAGCGGCGCCATCATGTCGGCCCTGTCGGACACGGAGATCCAGAGAGAGATCGGCATCAGCAATCCTCTGCACCGCCTCAAACTGCGCCTGGCCATCCAGGAGATGGTCTCGCTCACCAGCCCTTCAGCTCCTCCTACATCTAGAACC CCGTCGGGTAATGTGTGGGTAACCCACGAGGAAATGGAGACCCTTGCCGCCCCCTCCAAAACG AAATCAGAGTCAGAGGAGGGGAGCTGGTCCCAG ACGCTGGCATACGGGGACATGAACCACGAGTGGATAGGGAACGAGTGGCTGCCCAGTCTAGGTCTACCTCAGTACCGCAGCTACTTCATGGAGTGTTTGGTGGATGCACGCATGCTGGACCACCTCACCAAGAAAGACCTCCGAGTGCATTTAAAGATGGTGGATAGCTTTCACAG AACCAGTCTGCAGTACGGCATCATGTGCCTAAAGAAGCTCAACTACGACAGGAAGGAGCTAGAGAGACGCAGAGAGAGCAGCCAGCATGAGATAAGAG ACGTGCTGGTGTGGACTAACGAGCGCGTGATTCGCTGGGTCCAGAGCATCGGTCTCCGTGACTACGCCAACATCCTGTTAGAGAGCGGCGTGCACGGGGCGCTCATAGCACTCGACGACAACTTTGACTACAGCAGCCTGGCCCTACTGCTGCAGATCCCCAACCAAAACACTCAG GCTAGACAAATTCTGGAAAGAGAGTACAACAATCTGCTGGCGCTGGGAACGGAGAGACGATTAGATGAG TGTGACGAGAAGGACTTCCGAGGACCGTCGTGGAGGAGGCAGTTTCCTCGCCGGGACATCCACGGGATCAGCATGATGCCCGGCTCAGCAGAGACCCTGCCCGCCGGCTTTCGCCTCACTGCCACCTCCGCACACTCACGCAGACTGCCACCAGAGG TCCTGTATGAGGCGATGGACGACAGTCCTGACGACATGTATTTGGACTGGTTTCAAG TTGGACCGTCGGCGGTACAGCGTCTGGACAGCTCCACTGTGAGGACCTACTCTTGCTGA
- the LOC122342860 gene encoding liprin-alpha-2-like isoform X2, which produces MEAKLQDMNCSLRKAEERHGSIEERMRHLEGQLEEKNQELLRARQREKMNEEHNKRLSDTVDRLLTESNERLQLHLKERMAALEEKNVLIQDSDNYRKQLEDSIQEKSHLSEEIEKMRSELDQYRLRAGSLTEPTLSRSHLDASGDLRFSLGSLAETQSDHYRSTKVIRRPRRGRMGLRRDEQKAKSLGEHEWRSQQLGVLGGHPFESDTEMSDIDDDDRETLFSSMDLLSPGGHSDAQTLAMMLQEQLDAINKEIRLIQEEKESTELRAEEIENRVASVSLEGLNLARMHHPGASITASATASSLASSSPPSGHSTPKLTPRSPARDMERMGVMTLPSDLRKHRRKIAAVDEDGREDKATIKCETSPPPTPRQVRMTHTLPASSHNDARLTAALETEASALSSVASSQDSLHKQPKKKGIKSSIGRLFGKKEKARLGQLGKEIMGPGQGNVSDPELLGQDIAVGKLGTQAEKDRRLKKNGHELLEEARRKGLPFAQWDGPTVVAWLELWLGMPAWYVAACRANVKSGAIMSALSDTEIQREIGISNPLHRLKLRLAIQEMVSLTSPSAPPTSRTPSGNVWVTHEEMETLAAPSKTKSESEEGSWSQTLAYGDMNHEWIGNEWLPSLGLPQYRSYFMECLVDARMLDHLTKKDLRVHLKMVDSFHRTSLQYGIMCLKKLNYDRKELERRRESSQHEIRDVLVWTNERVIRWVQSIGLRDYANILLESGVHGALIALDDNFDYSSLALLLQIPNQNTQARQILEREYNNLLALGTERRLDECDEKDFRGPSWRRQFPRRDIHGISMMPGSAETLPAGFRLTATSAHSRRLPPEVLYEAMDDSPDDMYLDWFQVGPSAVQRLDSSTVRTYSC; this is translated from the exons ATGGAAGCTAAACTCCAGGACATGAACTGCAGTCTGAGGAAG GCGGAGGAGAGACATGGCAGTATAGAGGAACGTATGAGACATTTAGAGGGACAGCTGGAGGAGAAGAACCAGGAACTGCTCAGG GCTcgacagagagagaagatgaaTGAGGAACACAACAAGCGTCTGTCGGACACCGTGGACAGACTCCTGACGGAGTCGAATGAACGTTTACAGCTTCACCTGAAAGAGAGAATGGCCGCTCTTGAGGAGAAG AACGTGTTAATACAAGACTCTGATAACTACAGGAAGCAGCTAGAAGACTCCATACAAGAAAAG TCTCATCTCTCGGAGGAGATCGAGAAAATGAGATCTGAACTGGATCAGTACCGATTGAGGGCCGGATCCCTTACTGAGCCCACGCTGTCACG GTCTCATCTGGATGCATCAGGAGATCTGCGTTTCTCTCTGGGTTCTCTTGCCGAGACTCAATCGGACCATTATCGCTCCACCAAGGTGATCCGCAGGCCAAGGAGAGGACGCATGGGGCTACGTAGGGACGAACAGAAG GCTAAGTCTCTGGGAGAGCATGAATGGCGCTCTCAGCAACTTGGCGTTCTGGGCGGCCACCCGTTCGAGAGCGACACTGAGATGTCAGATATAGATGACGACGACAGAGAGACCCTTTTCAGTTCGATGGATCTACTGTCTCCTGGAGGACATTCCGATGCTCAGACTTTGGCAATGATGCTGCAAGAACAACTGGATGCCATCAATAAAGAGATCCG GCTGATCCAGGAAGAGAAAGAGTCGACAGAACTGAGGGCAGAGGAAATCGAGAACCGCGTGGCCAGCGTGAGCCTGGAGGGGCTGAACCTGGCGCGGATGCACCATCCTGGAGCCTCCATCACTGCCTCGGCCACCGCATCCTCCCTCGCCTCCTCCTCCCCTCCTAGCGGACACTCCACCCCCAAACTCACCCCGCGCAGCCCTGCCCGAGACATGGAGCGCATGGGGGTCATGACACTG CCCAGTGACTTGCGGAAACACAGGAGAAAG ATCGCAGCGGTGGACGAGGACGGTCGAGAGGACAAGGCCACCATCAAATGCGAGACCTCGCCACCTCCCACACCTCGCCAAGTCCGCATGACCCACACGCTGCCTGCTTCTTCGCACAATGACGCACG CCTGACAGCTGCATTAGAGACGGAGGCCAGTGCTCTGAGCAGCGTAGCCAGCAGTCAAGACTCCCTCCATAAACAGCCAAAGAAGAAGGGCATCAAGTCCTCCATCGGACGCCTGTTTGGGAAGAAAGAGAAGGCCAGACTGGGGCAGCTGGGGAAAGAGATTATGGGACCAGGACAAG GGAATGTATCCGATCCTGAGCTTCTAGGTCAGGATATTGCTGTGGGAAAGCTGGGAACGCAGGCAGAGAAAGATCGCaggcttaaaaaaaa CGG acaCGAGTTGTTGGAAGAAGCCAGAAGAAAAGGGTTACCTTTTGCTCAGTGGGACGGTCCTACAGTTGTTGCGTGGTTAGAG cTTTGGCTAGGGATGCCAGCGTGGTATGTCGCAGCTTGTCGTGCCAACGTAAAAAGCGGCGCCATCATGTCGGCCCTGTCGGACACGGAGATCCAGAGAGAGATCGGCATCAGCAATCCTCTGCACCGCCTCAAACTGCGCCTGGCCATCCAGGAGATGGTCTCGCTCACCAGCCCTTCAGCTCCTCCTACATCTAGAACC CCGTCGGGTAATGTGTGGGTAACCCACGAGGAAATGGAGACCCTTGCCGCCCCCTCCAAAACG AAATCAGAGTCAGAGGAGGGGAGCTGGTCCCAG ACGCTGGCATACGGGGACATGAACCACGAGTGGATAGGGAACGAGTGGCTGCCCAGTCTAGGTCTACCTCAGTACCGCAGCTACTTCATGGAGTGTTTGGTGGATGCACGCATGCTGGACCACCTCACCAAGAAAGACCTCCGAGTGCATTTAAAGATGGTGGATAGCTTTCACAG AACCAGTCTGCAGTACGGCATCATGTGCCTAAAGAAGCTCAACTACGACAGGAAGGAGCTAGAGAGACGCAGAGAGAGCAGCCAGCATGAGATAAGAG ACGTGCTGGTGTGGACTAACGAGCGCGTGATTCGCTGGGTCCAGAGCATCGGTCTCCGTGACTACGCCAACATCCTGTTAGAGAGCGGCGTGCACGGGGCGCTCATAGCACTCGACGACAACTTTGACTACAGCAGCCTGGCCCTACTGCTGCAGATCCCCAACCAAAACACTCAG GCTAGACAAATTCTGGAAAGAGAGTACAACAATCTGCTGGCGCTGGGAACGGAGAGACGATTAGATGAG TGTGACGAGAAGGACTTCCGAGGACCGTCGTGGAGGAGGCAGTTTCCTCGCCGGGACATCCACGGGATCAGCATGATGCCCGGCTCAGCAGAGACCCTGCCCGCCGGCTTTCGCCTCACTGCCACCTCCGCACACTCACGCAGACTGCCACCAGAGG TCCTGTATGAGGCGATGGACGACAGTCCTGACGACATGTATTTGGACTGGTTTCAAG TTGGACCGTCGGCGGTACAGCGTCTGGACAGCTCCACTGTGAGGACCTACTCTTGCTGA
- the LOC122342860 gene encoding liprin-alpha-2-like isoform X1: MEAKLQDMNCSLRKAEERHGSIEERMRHLEGQLEEKNQELLRARQREKMNEEHNKRLSDTVDRLLTESNERLQLHLKERMAALEEKNVLIQDSDNYRKQLEDSIQEKSHLSEEIEKMRSELDQYRLRAGSLTEPTLSRSHLDASGDLRFSLGSLAETQSDHYRSTKVIRRPRRGRMGLRRDEQKAKSLGEHEWRSQQLGVLGGHPFESDTEMSDIDDDDRETLFSSMDLLSPGGHSDAQTLAMMLQEQLDAINKEIRLIQEEKESTELRAEEIENRVASVSLEGLNLARMHHPGASITASATASSLASSSPPSGHSTPKLTPRSPARDMERMGVMTLPSDLRKHRRKIAAVDEDGREDKATIKCETSPPPTPRQVRMTHTLPASSHNDARLTAALETEASALSSVASSQDSLHKQPKKKGIKSSIGRLFGKKEKARLGQLGKEIMGPGQVGNVSDPELLGQDIAVGKLGTQAEKDRRLKKNGHELLEEARRKGLPFAQWDGPTVVAWLELWLGMPAWYVAACRANVKSGAIMSALSDTEIQREIGISNPLHRLKLRLAIQEMVSLTSPSAPPTSRTPSGNVWVTHEEMETLAAPSKTKSESEEGSWSQTLAYGDMNHEWIGNEWLPSLGLPQYRSYFMECLVDARMLDHLTKKDLRVHLKMVDSFHRTSLQYGIMCLKKLNYDRKELERRRESSQHEIRDVLVWTNERVIRWVQSIGLRDYANILLESGVHGALIALDDNFDYSSLALLLQIPNQNTQARQILEREYNNLLALGTERRLDECDEKDFRGPSWRRQFPRRDIHGISMMPGSAETLPAGFRLTATSAHSRRLPPEVLYEAMDDSPDDMYLDWFQVGPSAVQRLDSSTVRTYSC, translated from the exons ATGGAAGCTAAACTCCAGGACATGAACTGCAGTCTGAGGAAG GCGGAGGAGAGACATGGCAGTATAGAGGAACGTATGAGACATTTAGAGGGACAGCTGGAGGAGAAGAACCAGGAACTGCTCAGG GCTcgacagagagagaagatgaaTGAGGAACACAACAAGCGTCTGTCGGACACCGTGGACAGACTCCTGACGGAGTCGAATGAACGTTTACAGCTTCACCTGAAAGAGAGAATGGCCGCTCTTGAGGAGAAG AACGTGTTAATACAAGACTCTGATAACTACAGGAAGCAGCTAGAAGACTCCATACAAGAAAAG TCTCATCTCTCGGAGGAGATCGAGAAAATGAGATCTGAACTGGATCAGTACCGATTGAGGGCCGGATCCCTTACTGAGCCCACGCTGTCACG GTCTCATCTGGATGCATCAGGAGATCTGCGTTTCTCTCTGGGTTCTCTTGCCGAGACTCAATCGGACCATTATCGCTCCACCAAGGTGATCCGCAGGCCAAGGAGAGGACGCATGGGGCTACGTAGGGACGAACAGAAG GCTAAGTCTCTGGGAGAGCATGAATGGCGCTCTCAGCAACTTGGCGTTCTGGGCGGCCACCCGTTCGAGAGCGACACTGAGATGTCAGATATAGATGACGACGACAGAGAGACCCTTTTCAGTTCGATGGATCTACTGTCTCCTGGAGGACATTCCGATGCTCAGACTTTGGCAATGATGCTGCAAGAACAACTGGATGCCATCAATAAAGAGATCCG GCTGATCCAGGAAGAGAAAGAGTCGACAGAACTGAGGGCAGAGGAAATCGAGAACCGCGTGGCCAGCGTGAGCCTGGAGGGGCTGAACCTGGCGCGGATGCACCATCCTGGAGCCTCCATCACTGCCTCGGCCACCGCATCCTCCCTCGCCTCCTCCTCCCCTCCTAGCGGACACTCCACCCCCAAACTCACCCCGCGCAGCCCTGCCCGAGACATGGAGCGCATGGGGGTCATGACACTG CCCAGTGACTTGCGGAAACACAGGAGAAAG ATCGCAGCGGTGGACGAGGACGGTCGAGAGGACAAGGCCACCATCAAATGCGAGACCTCGCCACCTCCCACACCTCGCCAAGTCCGCATGACCCACACGCTGCCTGCTTCTTCGCACAATGACGCACG CCTGACAGCTGCATTAGAGACGGAGGCCAGTGCTCTGAGCAGCGTAGCCAGCAGTCAAGACTCCCTCCATAAACAGCCAAAGAAGAAGGGCATCAAGTCCTCCATCGGACGCCTGTTTGGGAAGAAAGAGAAGGCCAGACTGGGGCAGCTGGGGAAAGAGATTATGGGACCAGGACAAG TAGGGAATGTATCCGATCCTGAGCTTCTAGGTCAGGATATTGCTGTGGGAAAGCTGGGAACGCAGGCAGAGAAAGATCGCaggcttaaaaaaaa CGG acaCGAGTTGTTGGAAGAAGCCAGAAGAAAAGGGTTACCTTTTGCTCAGTGGGACGGTCCTACAGTTGTTGCGTGGTTAGAG cTTTGGCTAGGGATGCCAGCGTGGTATGTCGCAGCTTGTCGTGCCAACGTAAAAAGCGGCGCCATCATGTCGGCCCTGTCGGACACGGAGATCCAGAGAGAGATCGGCATCAGCAATCCTCTGCACCGCCTCAAACTGCGCCTGGCCATCCAGGAGATGGTCTCGCTCACCAGCCCTTCAGCTCCTCCTACATCTAGAACC CCGTCGGGTAATGTGTGGGTAACCCACGAGGAAATGGAGACCCTTGCCGCCCCCTCCAAAACG AAATCAGAGTCAGAGGAGGGGAGCTGGTCCCAG ACGCTGGCATACGGGGACATGAACCACGAGTGGATAGGGAACGAGTGGCTGCCCAGTCTAGGTCTACCTCAGTACCGCAGCTACTTCATGGAGTGTTTGGTGGATGCACGCATGCTGGACCACCTCACCAAGAAAGACCTCCGAGTGCATTTAAAGATGGTGGATAGCTTTCACAG AACCAGTCTGCAGTACGGCATCATGTGCCTAAAGAAGCTCAACTACGACAGGAAGGAGCTAGAGAGACGCAGAGAGAGCAGCCAGCATGAGATAAGAG ACGTGCTGGTGTGGACTAACGAGCGCGTGATTCGCTGGGTCCAGAGCATCGGTCTCCGTGACTACGCCAACATCCTGTTAGAGAGCGGCGTGCACGGGGCGCTCATAGCACTCGACGACAACTTTGACTACAGCAGCCTGGCCCTACTGCTGCAGATCCCCAACCAAAACACTCAG GCTAGACAAATTCTGGAAAGAGAGTACAACAATCTGCTGGCGCTGGGAACGGAGAGACGATTAGATGAG TGTGACGAGAAGGACTTCCGAGGACCGTCGTGGAGGAGGCAGTTTCCTCGCCGGGACATCCACGGGATCAGCATGATGCCCGGCTCAGCAGAGACCCTGCCCGCCGGCTTTCGCCTCACTGCCACCTCCGCACACTCACGCAGACTGCCACCAGAGG TCCTGTATGAGGCGATGGACGACAGTCCTGACGACATGTATTTGGACTGGTTTCAAG TTGGACCGTCGGCGGTACAGCGTCTGGACAGCTCCACTGTGAGGACCTACTCTTGCTGA
- the LOC122342860 gene encoding liprin-alpha-2-like isoform X4, with amino-acid sequence MEAKLQDMNCSLRKAEERHGSIEERMRHLEGQLEEKNQELLRARQREKMNEEHNKRLSDTVDRLLTESNERLQLHLKERMAALEEKNVLIQDSDNYRKQLEDSIQEKSHLSEEIEKMRSELDQYRLRAGSLTEPTLSRSHLDASGDLRFSLGSLAETQSDHYRSTKVIRRPRRGRMGLRRDEQKAKSLGEHEWRSQQLGVLGGHPFESDTEMSDIDDDDRETLFSSMDLLSPGGHSDAQTLAMMLQEQLDAINKEIRLIQEEKESTELRAEEIENRVASVSLEGLNLARMHHPGASITASATASSLASSSPPSGHSTPKLTPRSPARDMERMGVMTLPSDLRKHRRKIAAVDEDGREDKATIKCETSPPPTPRQVRMTHTLPASSHNDARLTAALETEASALSSVASSQDSLHKQPKKKGIKSSIGRLFGKKEKARLGQLGKEIMGPGQGNVSDPELLGQDIAVGKLGTQAEKDRRLKKKHELLEEARRKGLPFAQWDGPTVVAWLELWLGMPAWYVAACRANVKSGAIMSALSDTEIQREIGISNPLHRLKLRLAIQEMVSLTSPSAPPTSRTPSGNVWVTHEEMETLAAPSKTKSESEEGSWSQTLAYGDMNHEWIGNEWLPSLGLPQYRSYFMECLVDARMLDHLTKKDLRVHLKMVDSFHRTSLQYGIMCLKKLNYDRKELERRRESSQHEIRDVLVWTNERVIRWVQSIGLRDYANILLESGVHGALIALDDNFDYSSLALLLQIPNQNTQARQILEREYNNLLALGTERRLDECDEKDFRGPSWRRQFPRRDIHGISMMPGSAETLPAGFRLTATSAHSRRLPPEVLYEAMDDSPDDMYLDWFQVGPSAVQRLDSSTVRTYSC; translated from the exons ATGGAAGCTAAACTCCAGGACATGAACTGCAGTCTGAGGAAG GCGGAGGAGAGACATGGCAGTATAGAGGAACGTATGAGACATTTAGAGGGACAGCTGGAGGAGAAGAACCAGGAACTGCTCAGG GCTcgacagagagagaagatgaaTGAGGAACACAACAAGCGTCTGTCGGACACCGTGGACAGACTCCTGACGGAGTCGAATGAACGTTTACAGCTTCACCTGAAAGAGAGAATGGCCGCTCTTGAGGAGAAG AACGTGTTAATACAAGACTCTGATAACTACAGGAAGCAGCTAGAAGACTCCATACAAGAAAAG TCTCATCTCTCGGAGGAGATCGAGAAAATGAGATCTGAACTGGATCAGTACCGATTGAGGGCCGGATCCCTTACTGAGCCCACGCTGTCACG GTCTCATCTGGATGCATCAGGAGATCTGCGTTTCTCTCTGGGTTCTCTTGCCGAGACTCAATCGGACCATTATCGCTCCACCAAGGTGATCCGCAGGCCAAGGAGAGGACGCATGGGGCTACGTAGGGACGAACAGAAG GCTAAGTCTCTGGGAGAGCATGAATGGCGCTCTCAGCAACTTGGCGTTCTGGGCGGCCACCCGTTCGAGAGCGACACTGAGATGTCAGATATAGATGACGACGACAGAGAGACCCTTTTCAGTTCGATGGATCTACTGTCTCCTGGAGGACATTCCGATGCTCAGACTTTGGCAATGATGCTGCAAGAACAACTGGATGCCATCAATAAAGAGATCCG GCTGATCCAGGAAGAGAAAGAGTCGACAGAACTGAGGGCAGAGGAAATCGAGAACCGCGTGGCCAGCGTGAGCCTGGAGGGGCTGAACCTGGCGCGGATGCACCATCCTGGAGCCTCCATCACTGCCTCGGCCACCGCATCCTCCCTCGCCTCCTCCTCCCCTCCTAGCGGACACTCCACCCCCAAACTCACCCCGCGCAGCCCTGCCCGAGACATGGAGCGCATGGGGGTCATGACACTG CCCAGTGACTTGCGGAAACACAGGAGAAAG ATCGCAGCGGTGGACGAGGACGGTCGAGAGGACAAGGCCACCATCAAATGCGAGACCTCGCCACCTCCCACACCTCGCCAAGTCCGCATGACCCACACGCTGCCTGCTTCTTCGCACAATGACGCACG CCTGACAGCTGCATTAGAGACGGAGGCCAGTGCTCTGAGCAGCGTAGCCAGCAGTCAAGACTCCCTCCATAAACAGCCAAAGAAGAAGGGCATCAAGTCCTCCATCGGACGCCTGTTTGGGAAGAAAGAGAAGGCCAGACTGGGGCAGCTGGGGAAAGAGATTATGGGACCAGGACAAG GGAATGTATCCGATCCTGAGCTTCTAGGTCAGGATATTGCTGTGGGAAAGCTGGGAACGCAGGCAGAGAAAGATCGCaggcttaaaaaaaa acaCGAGTTGTTGGAAGAAGCCAGAAGAAAAGGGTTACCTTTTGCTCAGTGGGACGGTCCTACAGTTGTTGCGTGGTTAGAG cTTTGGCTAGGGATGCCAGCGTGGTATGTCGCAGCTTGTCGTGCCAACGTAAAAAGCGGCGCCATCATGTCGGCCCTGTCGGACACGGAGATCCAGAGAGAGATCGGCATCAGCAATCCTCTGCACCGCCTCAAACTGCGCCTGGCCATCCAGGAGATGGTCTCGCTCACCAGCCCTTCAGCTCCTCCTACATCTAGAACC CCGTCGGGTAATGTGTGGGTAACCCACGAGGAAATGGAGACCCTTGCCGCCCCCTCCAAAACG AAATCAGAGTCAGAGGAGGGGAGCTGGTCCCAG ACGCTGGCATACGGGGACATGAACCACGAGTGGATAGGGAACGAGTGGCTGCCCAGTCTAGGTCTACCTCAGTACCGCAGCTACTTCATGGAGTGTTTGGTGGATGCACGCATGCTGGACCACCTCACCAAGAAAGACCTCCGAGTGCATTTAAAGATGGTGGATAGCTTTCACAG AACCAGTCTGCAGTACGGCATCATGTGCCTAAAGAAGCTCAACTACGACAGGAAGGAGCTAGAGAGACGCAGAGAGAGCAGCCAGCATGAGATAAGAG ACGTGCTGGTGTGGACTAACGAGCGCGTGATTCGCTGGGTCCAGAGCATCGGTCTCCGTGACTACGCCAACATCCTGTTAGAGAGCGGCGTGCACGGGGCGCTCATAGCACTCGACGACAACTTTGACTACAGCAGCCTGGCCCTACTGCTGCAGATCCCCAACCAAAACACTCAG GCTAGACAAATTCTGGAAAGAGAGTACAACAATCTGCTGGCGCTGGGAACGGAGAGACGATTAGATGAG TGTGACGAGAAGGACTTCCGAGGACCGTCGTGGAGGAGGCAGTTTCCTCGCCGGGACATCCACGGGATCAGCATGATGCCCGGCTCAGCAGAGACCCTGCCCGCCGGCTTTCGCCTCACTGCCACCTCCGCACACTCACGCAGACTGCCACCAGAGG TCCTGTATGAGGCGATGGACGACAGTCCTGACGACATGTATTTGGACTGGTTTCAAG TTGGACCGTCGGCGGTACAGCGTCTGGACAGCTCCACTGTGAGGACCTACTCTTGCTGA